GGTGGCGGGGGTGCTCGACGACCTGGAGCGGGGATTCTCACGCCTGCGCGATGCCGGGCGCGGTGCCAACGTCCACCTCGCCTGCGGGGCGACCTTCGCGATGCGCTGGCTGGTGCCGCGCCTGTCGGGCTTCTACCGCGAGCAGCCGACGGTGCAGGTGCGCCTCTCGATGACCTCGGCCCGGGAGACCCGCGACGACGGCGCCGACCTCGTGCTGAACTGGGACCGGCTCACCCGCCCGATCCGCGACGAGGCGCGGGCGATCCGCCTCGGCGACGTGGCCTTCGGGGTGGTCTGCGCCCCCGATTACCCGATCCGCATCGAGGGCGGGCGGCTGGCCGCCGAGACCCGGATCATCCACGAATACACCCCGCATGCCTGGCCGGCCTGGGAGGCGGCGACGGGGATGGGCCTCGCGGCGGAGCGCGACAGCGCCTTCCCGCATAACGGCCTGTGCATCGAGGCCGCGCTGTCGGGCCTCGGCGTCGCCCTGGTGGAGCAGATGCTGGTGCGCGACGACCTCGCGGCGGGCCGCCTCGTCGCCCCCTGCGGCCTCCACCGCTTCCCGAACGGTTTCGCGGCGGTGCCGGCGGCGGACCGTCCGCTCTCGCCGGCGGCCTCGGCCTTCATCGACTGGCTGCGGCGGATGCTGGCGGAGGAGGCGTGATTCCCCGGTCCCGTGACGCGCCGCGATCGACCGGACGCGTGACGCGGCGAAAGCGCAGGACAGTGCATCGCCTGCGCCTCAGGCAGGCTTGCCCCAGCGCAGAAGTGCCGTGAGACAGCGTCATTCGTACGGAGGCCAAGTATCCACCCGCGTTGCGCGAAAGACACGGCGCCGGATACACGCTCGCAACAGAGCCTAGATTGCACAATTTTTGGGCAAACGCACAACAAAAGGTTTTGCCACGATGCGGCCACACTGCCAGCTTGACCGGAGTTGGACCCGGCCGCCGTTGGCACCCGCCGAACCTGGCCCCAGATGGACTTCCCGACCGTGGCAATGCGCTTCACCCTCAGCAGCCTGACCGTCGCCCTGCTGTCGACAGGGTCCGCCCTGGCCGCCGACCTGGCCGCCCCGGCCCCTGCCCCGGTGGCCGTTGTCGAGCACTGCAAGGCGACCCTGTCGCTGCCGGCCTATGGCGGCGTGATCAAGCCGAACCCGAACCCGTCCTGCTTCACCCTCGGCGGCTTCGGCGACATCTATGTCGGCGGCGCGATCACCGGCTACGCCTACACCCAGAGCAATCCGTTCCCGTTCTCGGCCGCGCCGCTGCCGAGCGACCGGGCGGCCCGGGTCGACTTCACCAACATCCAGGGCTGGATCCAGAAGGCCGATGGGCCATTCCAGTTCTACGTCCAGGCCGGCGCCTACGCGATCCCGGCCCTCGGCTTCCTCAACTACAGCGCCCTCGACCAGACCGACCTGCTGTTCACGCCGCTGCCGGTGGCCTTCGGCAAGTACGTGTTCAACGACCAGTGGTCGATCCAGGGCGGCCGCATGCCGACCCTGATCGGCACCGAGGCGCCGTTCACCTTCCAGAACCTGAACATCTCCCGTGGCCTCCTGTTCAACCAGGAGAACATCATCAACCACGGCGTGCAGGTGAACTACAGCGACGGCCCGTGGTCGGCCTCGGTGGCCGGCACCGACGGGTTCTTCTCCGGCAACATCAGCTGGCTGACGGGCGCCGTCACCTACAAGCTCGACGACAACAACACCTTCGGCATCAACGGCGGCGTCAACCTCGACCGCACCGACGTGCTGTCGCGCAGCCTGCGCTACTCTTACGCGACGCCGCTGTTCCAGCAGAACAGCGGCATCCTGTCGATCAACTATACGTACTCGAACGGGCCGTGGACGATCACGCCCTACTTCCAGTACACGAACGTCGCGCGCGACTTCAAGATCGGCATCGCCGAGGGCGCCTCGACCTATGGCGGCGCGGTGCTGGCCAGCTACGCCTTCACCGACAACTTCGCGCTCGCCGGCCGCGTCGAGTACATCAGCCAGACCGGCGACCGGTTCTCGGGCGGCACCAGCCTGCTCTACGGCGCGGGCAGCTCGGCCCTGTCCTTCACCGTCACCCCGACCTTCACCTTCGACCGCTTCTTCGTCCGCGGCGAGTATTCGCGGGTCCAGCTCTACGACATCACCCGCGGCGACCTCGCCTTCGGCACGCTCGGCACCGGCTTCGGCCGCACCGGCAACCGCACCGCGCAGGACCGCTACATGATCGAAGGCGGCATCACCTTCTAGAGCATTGTCCGACGAAACGGATACCGGTTCGTCGAAGACAATGCGACAAAACAAGGACCGAGAGAGCTTCGCGATTGCAACGCGATCGTGAGGTTCCCTAAGACGATCCCCGACCACGAAGCCTCCCCTCGCGCCCGCCCGGCACCCCCGGGCGGGCGCCTTGCGTTTCGAGCCCGACGCGGACGGGCCGACCTCGATCCATGAGCCCCCGCCCTTTCCGGGTCCGGCACGGGCCTGCACGACTGAAGCCTCCGCGGAAGGAGAGCTGGGACAGGGGTACGAGCCTGATCCAGAAGGGCTTCTACCCCATCATCCGCAACAAGCCCGCCAGCGCCGCCACGTCCCCCGGATTGTCCGACAGGAGCGCGTCGATCTCGCCGTTCGCGAGCGCCCGGACGTGCCGGCAATCCGGCCGGAACCGCGCCCCGGCGCAGGAGCAGCGCAGGCGCGGGCCGTCGCGGCCCTCGATCAGCCGCACGTCGTAGGGCGTGCCGGTGCTGCCACGCACGACGAAGTGGAGGAGCGGCGCGCGGGTACGGCTCGGCGCCACGCCGCGCAGGGCCCGGGCGGCGATCCCGTCGGGCGCGCGCCCTCCCTCCCCGGCCCGCTCGCGGAGGAGGCCGTGTCCCTTAGCGAGGCTCGCGATATCGGGCGCGCCGGCCTCCCGCATCACCGCGAGCGCGATCTCCGCGCAGGCATAGGCGTCCTCGCCGGCATCGTGGTGGCGGAACGTCACGCCGATCCGGGCGGCGAGCGCCGAGAGCCGGTAGGTGCCCTGGCCCTGCCCGCCCTCCCCCGGCCAGTGCCGGCGGGCGAGTTGCACCGTACAGAGCGAGGCGTAGGCCGGCTGCGGCAGGCCGTAGGCCTGGAGCGTGGCGGCGAGCACCCCGACATCGAAACTGGCATTGTGCGCGAGCACCAGGCTGCCGGCGATCTCCGCGAGGTACGGTGCCATCGCCTCGGGAAAGGACGGCGCGCCGGCGACGTCCCGCGGGCGGATGCCGTGAACCCGGATGTTGCCGGGGGAGAAGCGCATCTCGGCCGGGCGGATCAGCCGCGACTCGCGCCGCACCACCCGCCCGCCCTCGATCCAGGCGAGCCCGACGGCGCAGGGGCTGTCGCGGCGCTCGTTGGCGGTCTCGAAGTCGATCGCGAGGGTGCGAGGGAAGGTCATCCCCGCGCTCTTCCCCGCGAAGGCGCCGAATTTCAGGCAGAGGCGACCATCGCCAGCCACTCCTCCTCCGAGACCACCGTCACGCCGTGCTTCTCGGCATCCTTGAGCTTGCTGCCCGCGCCCGGCCCGGCCACCACGAGGTCGGTCTTGGCCGAGACCGAGCCCGAGACCTTGGCGCCCAGGCGCTCGGCCGTCGCCTTGGCCTCGCTGCGGGTCATCTTCTCCAGGGTGCCGGTGAACACCACGGTCTTGCCGCTGAACGCCGCGGCTTGCGCGGGCGCCGCCGCCCGCTCGGTCGCGACCTCGGCGAGCAGGGCCTCCACCGCCGCGACGTTGTGCTCCTCGGAGAAGAATTGGATCAGCGAGGCGGTGGTGACCGCGCCGATCTCGCCGTCATCGGCGAGCGCCCGGTAGGCGTCGCCGGGCACCTGGGCCGCCGCCCGCTCGACCGCCGCCCGCACGCCCGCGGAGTCGCCGTAGGCTTCGAGCAGGGATTCGCGCTGCGGCGTCGACAGGCGCGCCACCGCGCCGCCGGCGAGCAGGTCGGCGTCCGGCGCCTCGGCGGCCGCGGCCAGCAGCCGGTCGCGGGTGGTGGCGCCGACGCGGTCGAGGCTCGCCAGCGCGATCCAGTCCGGCCCGGGCTGGCAGGCGGCGGCCGCCGCCACGCCCGCCATCAAGGCCGGCATGTCCGAAAAATGCTTGGCGAGCGCCTTGGCGGTCGCCTCGCCGACCTGCTCGATGCCGAGCGCGAAGATGAACCGGTTGAGCGGGATTTTTCGTCGCGCCTCGACCCCGGCGAGGAGGTTCTTGATCGCCTTGTCCTCGTCGTCCTTCTTCTTGCCCGCCTTCTTGACCTCCTTGCCGGCGGCGAGCGCCCGCTCGGCGGAGAGCGCCTGGCGCCGGGCGACCACGGCTTCCTTCAGGGGCTCGAACGCGAGCCGGAACAGGTCGGCGGGTTGGCGCACCAGGCCGGCCTCGAACAGGGTCTCGATGTAGGTCTCGCCGAAGCCCTCGATGTCGAAGGCATTGCGCGAGACGAAGTGCTTCAGCCGCTCCTGCCCCTGCGCCGGGCAGATCAGGCCGCCGGTGCAACGGCGCACCGCGTCGAGCTTGCCGGTGCGCGGGTTCAAGCCCCGCACCGCGTGGCTGCCGCAGGCCGGGCAGGTCTCGGGAAAGCGGTAGGGCACGGCGTCCCTGGGGCGCCGCTCCAGCACCACGTCGGCGACCTTCGGGATCACGTCGCCGGCGCGCAGGACCACCACCGTGTCGCCGACGCGCACGTCCGAGCCTTGCGAGAGATCGCCATCGTCGCGCAGGGTCTGGCCGGTCCAGATCGCGACGCCGCTGCGGATCGGCTGTCCGTCGGCATCGACGCCATGGACGTAATCCTCGTTGTGGAGCGTCGCGTTCGACACCACCACGCCACCGACCGTGACCGGCCTCAAGCGCGCCAGCGGGTTGAGCGAGCCGGTGCGCCCGACATTGATGTCGATCGCCTCGACCACCGTGGTGGCGCGCTGGGCCGGGAACTTGTGGGCGAGCGCCCAGCGCGGCGCCCGCGCGACGAAGCCGAGGCGGCGCTGGAGGGCGAAGGAATCGACCTTGTAGACGACGCCGTCGATGTCGTAGCCGAGCTCGGCCCGCCGCGCCTCGATCATCCGGTAATGGGCCAGCATGGCGGCCGCATCGATACATAGGACCGTCAAGGGGTTCACCGGCAGGCCCCAGGACTTGAAGGCCTCGATCATCTCGAACTGCGATTCGGCCGGCTGTTCGGACATCTCGCCGGCGGCATAGGCGAAGAAGCGCAGGGGCCGCGAGGCGGTGATGCTCGCATCGAGCTGGCGCAGGGAGCCGGCGGCGGCGTTGCGCGGGTTGGCGAAGAGCGGCTTGCCGGCCGCCTCCTGGCGGGCGTTGATGCCGGCGAAATCGGCGTGCGACAGGTAGACCTCGCCGCGCACCTCGCACACGGCCGGCCAGTCCCCGCCGGCCAGAACCTCGGGAATCTCCTTGATCGTCCGCACGTTGGCGGTCACGTCCTCGCCGACCTCGCCGTCGCCGCGCGTCGCCGCGGTGACGAGGCGCCCGTCCTCGTAGCGCAGGGACAGGGAGAGACCGTCGATCTTCGGCTCGGCGGTGAAGGCGACCGGCTCACCGGTGGCGAGGCCGAGGAAGCGGCGCACCCGCTCGACGAACTCGCCGATCTCCTCGTCCGAGAAGGCGTTGCCGAGCGAGAGCATCGGCACCGCGTGCCGCACCTTGGCGAACTTGTCCGACGCCTTGGCGCCGACGCTGGCCGAGGCCGCGCCGGTGCCGGCGAGATCGGGGAAGCGCGCCTCGATCGCCTCGAGCTCCCGGCGCAGGGCGTCGTACTCGGCATCCGAGATCGTCGGCGCATCCTCGCCGTGGTAGCGCCGGTCGTGCTCCGCGATCTCCGCCGAGAGGGCGGCGTGGCGGCTCTGGGCGCTCTTCGGGTCGAGGTCGTCGAGGGCGGGGGCGCGGGAGGAGGGCATGGACGCTCGTGACGCGGGGCTCGGTGTTCGAGCTTGATTTAGGGCGGCCGGCGCGGGATGGCGGCGGGCGCGGATCGACACCCGTCATGCCCGCAGGATGGCTCACATTCCGTTAACCCTGCTCGCGCACCACCGCAGAGCGGCGGCTGTCGCGGGCGTTCAGGACGTGGACGACCAGCGCCAGAGCCGCCACCAGAGCCGCGACGGGTCCCAGGGCACGGGCCGACCAGAGCTGGATGACCCACCCGCCGAGAAGGCCCGCCACGCCGATGCCGAGATACAGGGCGGAGGCATTCAGGGACACCAGGATCTGGCCGACCTGCGGCGCCGTGGCGAGCAGGCGATGCTGCTGCGCCGGCAGCAGCAGCCATCCCGCGCTGTTCCAGACCGCGACGCCGAGGAGAGCGCCCGGCAGCGTCGTCGCCAGGGAGGGAAACACCGCGAGGATCCCCGTGACGGCGATCAGGCTCGTCGCGACCGTGCGGTTCGCGCCCCACCGGTCGGCGAGCCAGCCGCTGAGCCCGTTGCCGATGGTCCCGGCGATGCCGAACGCGCACAGGACCAGGCTCAGGGTCCGGCCCTCGGCATGCATCGTCTCGGCCAGGAGCGGGCCGATATAGGTGTAGACGGTGAAGCCCGCAGTCATCGCCAGGGTCGTGACGATCAGCGTTCCGGGGACCTGCGGCAGGCGCAGGGAGCGCACGCGCTCGCCGAGCGTGACCGCGGGCGGAGCCGGGAGCTCGGGAAGCCGGAGGGCGAGCCCCGCGAGCGCCGCCACGCCGAGACCCGTGACCAGCCAGAAGGCGGCGCGAAAGCCGCCAGGCTCGCCGAGCCACGTTCCGACCGGTACCCCGACGATGGTGGCGACCGTGATGCCGCCCATGACGACCGACAGGGCTCGTCCCCGATGGGCCGGCCCCGCCAGGATCGCGGCGGTGACGGAGGCGCAGGGCGTGTAGGCCGCCGATGCCACGGCGGCCACGATCCGGCCGGCCATCAGCATCGCGTAGCTCTCGGCCAGAGCCGCCATCGCGTTGCCGACGATGAAGACGGACAGGGCGACGAGCAGAAGGGTGCGGCGCGGCAGGTTCGCCGTCAGGGAGGCCACGACGGGAGAGCTGATCGCGTAGACCACCGCGAAGACCGTGACCAGCTGACCGGCGGCGGCCACGCTCACGTCCAGCCGATGACTGATGTCTTGCAGGACGCCGGCCACGATGAACCCGTCGGTGCCGATCGCGAAGGTTCCGACTGCCAGAAGGGCGATTCTCGACCACATGCCGTCACTCCTTGAACCGGGCATGCGCCGATCGCTAAAGGGTGACAGCGCTGTCAGGGTCAAGCCGGGTCGGAGGGGTGATGCAGATCGGTGAATTGTCGCGCCGGACGGGCGTCAGCGTGCGGATGCTGCGCTACTACGAGCGGGAGCACCTGCTGCAACCGGCCCGCCGGACCTCCGGCTACCGCGATTACGGCGAGGACGACGTCCGTCTGGTCGAGCGCATCCGCGCCCTGAGTGCCGCCGGCCTCACCCTCGCGACCGCCCGGATCGTCCTGCCCTGCGTCGACGATC
This is a stretch of genomic DNA from Methylobacterium sp. 17Sr1-1. It encodes these proteins:
- a CDS encoding porin; amino-acid sequence: MAMRFTLSSLTVALLSTGSALAADLAAPAPAPVAVVEHCKATLSLPAYGGVIKPNPNPSCFTLGGFGDIYVGGAITGYAYTQSNPFPFSAAPLPSDRAARVDFTNIQGWIQKADGPFQFYVQAGAYAIPALGFLNYSALDQTDLLFTPLPVAFGKYVFNDQWSIQGGRMPTLIGTEAPFTFQNLNISRGLLFNQENIINHGVQVNYSDGPWSASVAGTDGFFSGNISWLTGAVTYKLDDNNTFGINGGVNLDRTDVLSRSLRYSYATPLFQQNSGILSINYTYSNGPWTITPYFQYTNVARDFKIGIAEGASTYGGAVLASYAFTDNFALAGRVEYISQTGDRFSGGTSLLYGAGSSALSFTVTPTFTFDRFFVRGEYSRVQLYDITRGDLAFGTLGTGFGRTGNRTAQDRYMIEGGITF
- a CDS encoding 3'-5' exonuclease encodes the protein MTFPRTLAIDFETANERRDSPCAVGLAWIEGGRVVRRESRLIRPAEMRFSPGNIRVHGIRPRDVAGAPSFPEAMAPYLAEIAGSLVLAHNASFDVGVLAATLQAYGLPQPAYASLCTVQLARRHWPGEGGQGQGTYRLSALAARIGVTFRHHDAGEDAYACAEIALAVMREAGAPDIASLAKGHGLLRERAGEGGRAPDGIAARALRGVAPSRTRAPLLHFVVRGSTGTPYDVRLIEGRDGPRLRCSCAGARFRPDCRHVRALANGEIDALLSDNPGDVAALAGLLRMMG
- a CDS encoding LysR substrate-binding domain-containing protein, with translation MRHLPPLSSLRAFEAAARLGSVTRAANELGRTHGAVSRQVRALQDQAGTALFEKAGTGLRLTPAGEAFRNVVAGVLDDLERGFSRLRDAGRGANVHLACGATFAMRWLVPRLSGFYREQPTVQVRLSMTSARETRDDGADLVLNWDRLTRPIRDEARAIRLGDVAFGVVCAPDYPIRIEGGRLAAETRIIHEYTPHAWPAWEAATGMGLAAERDSAFPHNGLCIEAALSGLGVALVEQMLVRDDLAAGRLVAPCGLHRFPNGFAAVPAADRPLSPAASAFIDWLRRMLAEEA
- a CDS encoding MFS transporter translates to MWSRIALLAVGTFAIGTDGFIVAGVLQDISHRLDVSVAAAGQLVTVFAVVYAISSPVVASLTANLPRRTLLLVALSVFIVGNAMAALAESYAMLMAGRIVAAVASAAYTPCASVTAAILAGPAHRGRALSVVMGGITVATIVGVPVGTWLGEPGGFRAAFWLVTGLGVAALAGLALRLPELPAPPAVTLGERVRSLRLPQVPGTLIVTTLAMTAGFTVYTYIGPLLAETMHAEGRTLSLVLCAFGIAGTIGNGLSGWLADRWGANRTVATSLIAVTGILAVFPSLATTLPGALLGVAVWNSAGWLLLPAQQHRLLATAPQVGQILVSLNASALYLGIGVAGLLGGWVIQLWSARALGPVAALVAALALVVHVLNARDSRRSAVVREQG
- the ligA gene encoding NAD-dependent DNA ligase LigA; this encodes MPSSRAPALDDLDPKSAQSRHAALSAEIAEHDRRYHGEDAPTISDAEYDALRRELEAIEARFPDLAGTGAASASVGAKASDKFAKVRHAVPMLSLGNAFSDEEIGEFVERVRRFLGLATGEPVAFTAEPKIDGLSLSLRYEDGRLVTAATRGDGEVGEDVTANVRTIKEIPEVLAGGDWPAVCEVRGEVYLSHADFAGINARQEAAGKPLFANPRNAAAGSLRQLDASITASRPLRFFAYAAGEMSEQPAESQFEMIEAFKSWGLPVNPLTVLCIDAAAMLAHYRMIEARRAELGYDIDGVVYKVDSFALQRRLGFVARAPRWALAHKFPAQRATTVVEAIDINVGRTGSLNPLARLRPVTVGGVVVSNATLHNEDYVHGVDADGQPIRSGVAIWTGQTLRDDGDLSQGSDVRVGDTVVVLRAGDVIPKVADVVLERRPRDAVPYRFPETCPACGSHAVRGLNPRTGKLDAVRRCTGGLICPAQGQERLKHFVSRNAFDIEGFGETYIETLFEAGLVRQPADLFRLAFEPLKEAVVARRQALSAERALAAGKEVKKAGKKKDDEDKAIKNLLAGVEARRKIPLNRFIFALGIEQVGEATAKALAKHFSDMPALMAGVAAAAACQPGPDWIALASLDRVGATTRDRLLAAAAEAPDADLLAGGAVARLSTPQRESLLEAYGDSAGVRAAVERAAAQVPGDAYRALADDGEIGAVTTASLIQFFSEEHNVAAVEALLAEVATERAAAPAQAAAFSGKTVVFTGTLEKMTRSEAKATAERLGAKVSGSVSAKTDLVVAGPGAGSKLKDAEKHGVTVVSEEEWLAMVASA
- a CDS encoding MerR family transcriptional regulator yields the protein MQIGELSRRTGVSVRMLRYYEREHLLQPARRTSGYRDYGEDDVRLVERIRALSAAGLTLATARIVLPCVDDQGQRFQPCKEVRPALEREMHRISDKIATLEKSRQILMDYLSDAG